Proteins encoded in a region of the Papio anubis isolate 15944 chromosome 14, Panubis1.0, whole genome shotgun sequence genome:
- the LOC100998457 gene encoding LOW QUALITY PROTEIN: baculoviral IAP repeat-containing protein 8 (The sequence of the model RefSeq protein was modified relative to this genomic sequence to represent the inferred CDS: substituted 2 bases at 2 genomic stop codons), translated as MGGAIFPVSYQKYLWQDPPLVASRLSRVVWASCPGVEFPEFNKSSKKSIHPSIHPYVADYEVWIITFGMWIYSVNKEQLARAGFYALVEGDKVKCFHCRRGVTDWKPSEDPWEQHAKWHPGCKYLLEQKTXEYINNIHLSYSLEECLVRTVEKTPSLTRKIDTIFHNPMVREAIXMGFSFKGIKKTMEEKIQTSGSNYKSLEFLVADPVKAQKDSTQDESSQTSLQKEISTEEQLRCLQEEKLCKICMDRNIPVIFIPCGHPVTCKQCAEAVDKCPMWYAVITFKQKNFMS; from the coding sequence GACCCTCCCCTTGTAGCAAGCAGATTGTCGCGGGTAGTTTGGGCCAGCTGTCCTGGTGTGGAATTTCCTGAATTcaacaaatcctccaagaaatcaatccatccatccatccatccatacgtGGCAGATTATGAAGTATGGATCATTACTTTTGGGATGTGGATATATTCAGTGAACAAGGAGCAGCTTGCAAGAGCTGGATTTTATGCTTTAGTTGAAGGTGATAAAGTAAAGTGCTTTCACTGTCGAAGGGGGGTAACTGATTGGAAGCCCAGCGAAGACCCTTGGGAACAACATGCTAAATGGCATCCAGGGTGTAAATATCTGCTAGAACAGAAGACATgagaatatataaacaatattCATTTATCCTATTCACTTGAGGAGTGTCTGGTAAGAACTGTTGAAAAAACACCATCACTAACTAGAAAAATTGATACCATCTTCCATAATCCTATGGTACGAGAAGCTATATGAATGGGGTTCAGTTTCAAGGGCATTAAGAAAACAATGGAGGAAAAAATTCAGACATCTGGGAGCAACTATAAATCACTTGAGTTTCTGGTTGCAGATCCAGTGAAGGCTCAGAAAGATAGTACACAAGACGAATCAAGTCAGACTTCATTGCAGAAAGAGATTAGTACTGAAGAGCAGCTAAGGTGCCTGCAAGAGGAGAAGCTTTGCAAAATCTGTATGGATAGAAATATTCCTGTCATTTTTATTCCTTGTGGACATCCAGTCACTTGTAAACAATGTGCTGAAGCGGTTGACAAATGTCCCATGTGGTATGCCGTCATTACGTTCAAGCAAAAAAATTTTATGTCTTAA